A genomic stretch from Hemicordylus capensis ecotype Gifberg chromosome 1, rHemCap1.1.pri, whole genome shotgun sequence includes:
- the LRATD1 gene encoding protein LRATD1 — protein sequence MGNQLDRITHLNYSELPTGDPSGIEKDELRVGVAYFFSDEEEDLDERGQPDKYSVKGSSSPAQETPTHHHHHPPQLVLSETQFSAFRGQECIFSKVSGDPQAGDLSVYPVSALPALCKPGDLLELLYLGPSDHPPLPPHWAVYVGSGQIIHLNHGKISQDSLYEADAGNVGRVVSSWYRYRPLVAELVVQNACSHLGLQSHEICWTNSESFAAWCRFGKREFKAGGELQPASGSQPQHQYYLKIHLADNKAHTLRFQSLEDLIREKRRIDASGKLRVIKELAIVDGKE from the coding sequence ATGGGAAATCAACTGGATCGCATCACCCACCTGAATTACAGCGAGCTGCCGACCGGGGACCCTTCGGGGATCGAGAAGGACGAGCTGCGCGTCGGGGTGGCTTACTTCTTTTCGGATGAGGAGGAGGATCTGGACGAGAGAGGGCAGCCGGACAAGTACAGCGTGAAGGGCTCCAGCAGCCCTGCCCAAgagacccccacccaccaccaccaccacccgccgcaGCTGGTGCTGAGCGAGACCCAGTTCTCCGCCTTCCGCGGCCAGGAATGCATCTTCTCCAAGGTGAGCGGCGACCCCCAGGCTGGAGATTTGAGCGTCTACCCGGTGTcggccctgcctgccctatgcAAGCCAGGAGATCTACTGGAGCTGCTCTACTTGGGGCCGTCCGACCACCCTCCGCTGCCCCCTCATTGGGCAGTCTATGTGGGCAGCGGTCAGATCATCCATTTGAACCACGGCAAGATTAGCCAGGACAGCTTGTACGAGGCGGACGCGGGCAACGTGGGCCGGGTGGTGAGTAGCTGGTACCGCTACCGCCCCCTGGTGGCGGAGTTGGTGGTGCAGAACGCCTGCAGCCACCTGGGCTTACAAAGCCACGAGATCTGCTGGACGAACTCGGAGAGCTTCGCCGCTTGGTGCCGCTTCGGCAAAAGGGAGTTCAAAGCGGGCGGTGAGCTGCAGCCTGCCTCGGGCTCTCAGCCCCAGCACCAATACTATCTCAAGATCCACCTGGCAGACAACAAAGCGCACACGTTGCGGTTCCAAAGCCTGGAGGACCTAATCAGGGAGAAGCGCAGGATCGACGCCAGCGGCAAACTGAGGGTGATCAAAGAGCTGGCGATCGTGGATGGCAAAGAATAA